The nucleotide sequence ATACTAGCTAATGGCACCACAAATCTTGCAATTACCATCCTGCATTGCCACTTTTGAAATAATTATCTGCCTTGAAAGCTCAGAACTCATggctatacatatataatgcatacccacatatataattagaaataaaaacatGAGATTTTGTTATCATCGTAGGAATTGAGCAGCAGTAGAGTAAAAAATTGTTGTATCGATGAGAGCACTAGATTGGAGGCGGGGTCATCGTCATTTGACAGTTTAGGTGTAAAAATGAGGACGATATGGCTCCTAATAACGTGTTACAATTTAATGCAAAGTTTGAATAAATCAATGAATAATTATAGGCCTCCTGTGTTGCTGTCTCAAAACAAAACACGACTTTGACTTGCTAAGCTAGCCTGCTTTTCTAACGTACGGAAACAGCTTTGGCGAACCACGTAAATTCACCATAAATAAGGAGAGGATGAAATAAGTGAAGTGGGGTGTGAAAAGTTAGCCAAAAAAATAGAATTCTGGCTCCACAATCTACAGGACCCCTCATGCTTTTAACAATGATGTGCCCAATAATTGCGTCGGAATAATCTATGTTTGTTTGATATCACGAGTTTTAGACTGGTTGTTGCCATGGCAAAAGCATTTACTTGTTTGATTTTACTTGCACAGATGGTCTCTGATTGCGGGAAGGCTCCCAGGGCGAACAGACAATGAAATAAAGAACTACTGGAACACGAATATCGGGAAGAAGGTGCAAGGCCACCCGAGCGCCATGTCCAACCGGAAGCCGAAGGGAAAGCCGGTGGCCGGAAAAGAGCTGCGAGGCCATGCCGTGTCCGACGCCGCCATGGACTCCTGCGTGGTCCGGACCAAGGCGTCGAGATGCACCAAGGTTTTCATCACCGACCCAGACCCCCAGCACGGTGCCAGTACTTTCCCGGGCGACCACCAGCCTGGCCCGGTGGCGGGATCCGAGCCTGCGAACGAGGCCCCTGCAGGGCCGGCGAACGCCATGCAAGACAACGGCGGGTCCGGCTGCGATCAGTTCATGATGATGAACTTCGAAGTGGACGACAAGTTCTTGTCCGATTTTCTCAACACTGATTTCGCTCCACTCTCTGAGTTTGATCAAACGGGCGGGTTGGAACTAGATGGCAACATCAATGATACGAACACGAGCTCCTCGTCGCCGGAAAATTCCGACCAAACCCTACTTCTGTCCGATGATAAGCTGTTCAATGACTCCGATTTCCAGTTTCTTGATCCGGCCAGCATGGACTGGCTTCAAGAACAGCAAAAGATAAGGGGCCTAAATTAAAACTTCATTGCAAACAGtaattaagttaaataattAGATGTTacttaaactaattaattgGCCCTACCTAGCTAGCTGCTTGTATATATTTGGTCTGATCATGGGTTGCCCTTCTTAATAAGAAAGAATTAATCCCTGTTATCCATCATCATCCTCATgagcttaattaaataatatatttatatatatataatttatgaactTTTGATGGCGGGTACACATGCCAAAATCTcttagatttttgaaaaatgagaaaataagatttggttatttgttttcattttaaaaattttgataaataagcaattaattAGAAGCGAGATTTTtcacttcatttttatttttatttctttttctatgaTCCCGATCACTTGTTCTACCACCTCCCCACGTGTGGGAGACAACACAAACAAAATTCTAATATAGTAGAAGTTATTGATTCCCCATCAAAtctaaattaaaacaaaacatacTGTCACTAGTTGATTTATAGTCAATACAGGCAAATGTCATGTTTGGCAATGTTAGGAAtgagttaaaaataatataaaaagttaCGAGTCGAGACAAATTAAGCCTGTGGTTTGAGGACATCATAAGACTAAATAGTATAAATGGTCACTTAACATTAtactaagatataaaaatattattgaactTCAAGATATAGCCAAAagattaatgaattttaatttaatatacaattttataattatcgTGAATCAGTTATCGTTAAAAGAGGTTAACAAGACGTTAATATGATTAGTAATATGGACGATTATATAACACAAATAATTGTTAAACtttgcataaaaatataaaatgatcaggaaattttatactaaaatattaatattttattaaacttttttaaaagaaatttggaATTCCCTTGTAAGAactattgttttaaaaatcggaccGGACCGGCCGGTCGGACCCGAAAAATCGGGAACCGGTGGTCTATCCGATCCGATTTgacataaaaaatcaaatcttctTAAACTCGATTAAAATCGGTCAAAATCCGATCGAAACGATGAACCGGATTGACCCCGATTTTtcacacttatttttaaattcttaatttttaattaattttttaacaacatatataacaattatatataaaatattagttgtatattagttaataatagcatttctcatgataatatatagaatattagtatttcaaatatatatattatttaattataaaatatatatataacatcatCCGATCGAACCACTCCGATCTAATCGATCGGACCAATTGACTCGTGATCCAATTAATAGGCCGAATTACTCTCCGGTCCAGTTTTTGAAACATTGGTAAGAACTGGAAATGCTGGCTAGAAAGGCACACGTGGGTCCCTTATATTTCGTACAACTATTTGCTTTGATACTTATGTTACAACGAGTCATGCGTTATATAATCGAATGGTTGTTAATTAGATACACAAGAGTCTGATTCACGTGCTTAAGACTCTCGATCTAGACCGTCAATTACTCCCAACTGATCGATTGATGATGTATCGTCGTCCGATATACATCATGATCTAGCTGGGGCTCACGTGATCAGGGCACGGGTGGTCACCGTTGGACATGTCACCTCAACGTGGTACGTCAATTGATCATCTCCCAAGGCCTTGGGTGGTTCCCATTGAGCATTCATATCCCACTGCATACCCTATAAATATCCGGCGATGATTTTGcccataattttgtttttttcctaaaagtcaatttatataaagaataaaagcTCATACAAATAAACTTTTCTAGAAAATACTATTGGTACACTCATTTTGTATATCTTGAGCTATATAAgagatattatgataaaaaaatcccTCATGAGACGCATGTGACGTGCagagtattttggtcataataccctctTATATAgtctaagatgtacaaaataagTGTATACCTAGCATGATTTAACTTTTCTAACGTCTATTTTCATGGactctttaatattttttaatttatttttacatatcaaaattattatattattcatgttaaaaatataataattattcgACGCAAACAATTTAAGAGAAGGGACGTGAACTCCATAGGAGGTGATAGGGTCCACACATCCCCTCTTGCAATCCCGCGTCAAGGACAACAAATCAACTCTATTCCAAATAATATTGTACATTAGATTCTTgtattgtataatatattttttatgttttataaaaCTTATTTCACATTATACTGGTATCGATATATTCAAGTAGTATAAGATTTTTATAGCGTAAATAACATTGTTGATCCCTAAGTTTTATGCTTTGTGGCAAATTTGTTCTTATACTAGGTTCGAAATTGTTTTTTAacgtttcaaaaataaaaatattttatataaatgtcgAAATAACATTCTCGAGATACTTTTGTGCATCATAACTAGCATCGATAGTCAATAATTGCTATTAAGAACTCAAATAGTAGAAGAATCCATCACTAGTTGCTTTATTCTCCTTTCATGAACATTGTTGAATTTTCTTTCGAACcacttttcttttaatttttcaaaaaattatcgacaaaatcaaataagttatTCTCTTCATctactaaaattttattataaattatatatatatgtgtgaaaatatgtatgtatatacgtATTTatacaaaatcttcaaaatgttaagcaattattattgtttttttttgtttttttttaattttatatatctacAATgtggtaatatatatatatatatatatattataaagcaAACATGACAtctaaataacaaattttttaaacaactttaACATTATAccaaaattcattttatttaaattttacttaaaagaattaaaaaataaattataactattaAATGTCATCTAatgacttttatttaattttttttatatttttcttgtacGTGGCATCGGCCAATcctttactctctctctctatatataaaatattatacccACAAACAAATTGACAAATAATTCTCATAaactaatacaaattttagatacatatatatatatggtcaaaTCCATATGTTTGCCAgtaaaaatttacttttttttctataGAACCttaaacttattattatttcaaatgtGCCCTTAAACAATACAAAATAACTCCATTTAATCGTAAATAACATGTGCTTACTGAGAGAGTGATATGAAAAAAACCCCTAAATACAtgaattttttctaaattaaaaatgagtCAATAGTAAACTTCTCTCTTttgatcatattttatatatgttttctcaCTTATTTGAGACATGTTTCATAGTATTCTCTCTCATTGCTCcccctctccctccctctctccccCACATCCATTTTCAATCTAAAAGCATTCACTTTAAAGACACTCTCACGTGCATTCTTCTCTCCATttcactaaattcaatttttcattgattttggttaatattgttttgaaaactttaaatgtaataaaatttaagaatatataacgTTTTAGTTAAAAATCTTTCAAGAAGACTATACGTACGATTAAGTTAGTAgagtttttatatttatttattatttactagtTAGGTATTTAAATAAAGtgatttttatatgattttggAACATATTTGAAACAACGAAAGATTAAGGGTtctaaaaaaaatcctaaaaatatGTGTTTGGCCTATATatgcaaatataaatataaatgggCACATGCAGGTTTTGTTTGAATGCTGACATGAAATTAAGTGTGAAACAGTGACACTACGATGGGAAAATTAATATGGGGCTGAAGTATctgagtttatatttatttatttatttatttgggacGTACGTGGGCTCTAACTCCAACACACTCAGTCTCCTCACATGTGGGAAACAATGGCGTCTCAGTGGGGCTCTGTCTCTCTCTGCCTGTGCAAATAATTGCGTCTTCAGTACCCTCGTGGCTGCATCGCCAGATGTCAGGTCACAACTGTGCATCAACCAAAGTCAGTGGCctaaccattttgcatgaataatggaatattgggggggggggggggcgcaacTTGTTGCGTGCGTGACATAAGGACAGGGTTAGGTTTGGAATCATAATGGGGATTGGCCACTGGCCCATGCCCTTCTAGAATCAATCTCATTctcaattttggaccgttgccACTTCCCCATGTGCCAACTGACTCGCtatatttattgttgttttattattattataaaatattataccatttaaattatttaataaattattgcaCCTCTTTTGAGTTAAGGTGTTAGCGTCGGGacatggatttttttttatgtataaataatttttttataaagtcAATCAAAGTGATATACAAGTCTAAGCTAAGTTATATCTGGAGCATCATAATAAAAGaccaataaaatcaaaacaGTTAGAGATCAAGGAAGTATACAATTATGCTAACAATAAGAAGGAACAAGATGTGCAAATATTATGTGGAGATCTCTTTTAGTTTCATTTTCTAAGATTGTATAGAAAAAATACATTTCGTAAGTTTTATAGATTAGGATGTCAAAACATGAAAGGTggctcaaaaaaaaaagagtaaaaaataaactaatgaCAGATCGGCAAAAGAGACACTTGTAGAGTCTGACCAAGAAGAATATATGTCTTTTAGTGAGTGAAACTTACTATCAAAAGTAACAATATAAAAGAAACACACATTATTCCCAAGAACTAGTTTaatttgttctaatttttacCCTTACATACCATCTCTTTGTACTTTTCCCTTGATGCTTAggcaaattttaaaattttctcaaactcACCATTAATAGTGGCGAGATGCAATGAAGTATGCTACACCTGGTAACAAGTTTGAGgaaactaaaaattttattgaaatgtCGAGCCAATAAGTGAAGAAAGATGATGGATAAATAAAAGAgttaggataattaattttttttttttctgtaagtaagTATTCACTAAAACAAATCAAGGCATATCCCGAGTACCACAAAGAAAACtgaataaaaagacaaaaattgtCTCTAACCTACTTATATACAATAatacatttctcaaaacattgagaaaatatgaaatatgcCAAAAGAAGTTTTCAAATGATCACTTGTGCCTTTAAAATACCATGAAATTGAATTCGTCACTAAGACAGActtattttgttatatcttattACTCCTAATAATGAGTTTAACTTACAAGAAGACCTTGTTCTCACGTGGCATgctaaattaggaaaaatataatagtttgttaaataatttgaaaattataatattttgtcaaaatatttataaaaaaatacatgcgttctctttaagttttaatttttagttttgagttttgaatttattttcaattttttattttggtaatcTATTttcagaaaactaaaaacacgTTTtgtttgtcattctgaaaaactgtttctcaaaacaaaaaactagaaaacgtgttctatttgaaattttgataataattttttaatgatattttattcaataaatttgattattcagtaaattagaactatttaatgctaatatattgttaaaaaatatatacatattaaagttagtgaattttaaaatattttttcccattacaggaataaaatacaaataaataaataaattgacttagtaaaaaaataggaagcatgaaaaaaaaattaaatatgtgaACTGATAATTACATAATGTGATTATGAATAATAAGATTTGTTAAGCCAActtgtttatattaattaagttttaataattaacaaaaatatttttatgatataaatattttcttttactaatacaaaaaataaatttattttgaattaaaagagaatttcttttagatatgttttttgttttaatcatttatgtctcaaaagcttatatttgaattttcaaattttgaattaaaataaattattattagacatattttctcttacttatacaaaaaataaatttattttgaattaaaagatattacTTCTagacatattttcatattttaatcatttatttcttcaaaacttatatttgaattttcaaatcttgatttctcatgtaaaaagtaaatttattttgaattaaatgtaaaatatgtttttttattgtttaagaaaatctaaacattttttaaattttaaacttcatattaaccccTTTTTTAGTGGCtgaaatgcttataaatacccctaaactcattttttgagtattcgAATACTtctattgcatatccaaagtacccaaaaactctcaaacgctttcaagcaaagcatccaagcaatccaaggctctcgaaatattattgcacgTCCACTGAAGAGctacaaggcaagaggagaaaagttcttcaagtcttctacgacaaatccgaacttctccatttgacgttacaaatttatttaaatattattaccttatataatttgttcttaattgtttatttgtattcaagtgtggataaattatttgtaatatttaaattattattgtggattgtataggtttcctagaattattaaaatatatgtgaatctagtttctaatGTAAGCTAAGAAGAAAATCTTGGTGTAGTGATTGTCTAGAATctgttgtaatctaggtgtatatctggtttccaatgtgagttagtgtgaaaatcttggtgaaattattttagtagaataccaagggtggttagaccttggaaAAGGggactaggtgtgtgtgaagacaccaaaccactataaattgtgttgtgcttcattatatttatttttattatatcttgtgacttacatttattattaatctcaaatatactatattatatttataaaatatgtattttttaataaaataattaatcaataatatttattaaaattaaaaaaaattaattactcaattcatcCCCTCTTGAGTgaccataccctaagggaccaacaagaTTGCATCAAACAGTTTAATAACAAGTGGGATGCGATTACAAGTTTCAAcacaaatatcataaataaatatagttcaaaaattaaagtgtcggtcccttagggtatggctactcaagagggagtgaattgagttattacaatttttcttccttttaatgaatattcttgattaataattatttaataatatatatttgataaatataataaattatatttgaaattaataattaatgcaaaccacaaaatataacaaaaataaataatatgaagtGATTTGGTATTTTCACACATACTTAATCTACTCTCCCAAGCTCTAACCACCATTGGTGTTTTActaaatcaaaattaccaaGGTTTCCATACTAACTCaaattgaaaactagatatacacttagattacaatgggttttaggcaactactaaattatatttatttatgatatttgtaTTGAAACTTGTAATCGCATCCCACTTGTTATTGAACTGTTTGATGTAATCTTGTTGGTCCACTTAAAGTATGGCTACTCAAGAGAagatgaattgagtgattaaaatttttcttcattttaatgaatattcttgattaataattatttaataatatatatttgatgaatataataaattatatttgagattaataattaatgcaacccacaaaatataacaaaaataaataatataaggcacaacacaatttatagtggttcggtattTTCACACACACTTAATCCATCATTCTAAGCTCTAACCactcttggggttccactaaatcaaaatcaccaaagtttccacactaactcacattggaaactaaatacacacctagattataaTGGGTTTTAGGCAACTATTATACCaaggttttcttcctaacttATTTTAGAAACTAGatttacctagattttaatggttctatgAAACATATACAATCCACaatggtaatttaaatgttacaaataatttgtctacacttggacacaaataaccaattaagaacaaattatacaagacataaatatttaaataaataaataaatttgtaaccttaAATTGAGAAGTTTGGATTTgttgtagaagacttgaaaaacttttctcctcttatcTTGTGGCTCTTtgatggatgtgcaataatatttcaaaagacTCGGATTGCTTGAATGCTTTAATTGAGAGCATTTGAAAGTTTTTGGGTGCTTTAAATATGTAATGGAAACatttggatactcaaaaaatgagtttgagagGTATTTATGGGCATTTTAGCCATTTTTTCAATGATAAAAAATCTGACCGTCATAGCAGGAAAAGTTTAgtataacttaaatttaatatatgcACTCAAATAATAAAGGGGGCTTATAAATTAACTGGCAAGGGAAGGCTTTGGTTAGCTTGAGGTTGTGGGATCAAACCATGGGAGGTGCAGCTAGTTGTTAAAATGAGTTACATATGCTATaagaatattatataaattaatctaaaatatatttaaaaaatagttttaatagaaaataatatttttaataatgcatatgctatgaaaatattttataaattaatttaaaaatatttttaacagaaaatgatttttttttgtaatacatatgctatgaaaaaaatattttataaattaatacaaaaaattcgatactacaattaatatatttaagaaaatactctttttgttaatcaccaaaaatattataatgtgtatattaaattttttttttgctaaccATCAAAATTTCTATCATGGCCAGGTTCGTTGTCGGCTTCTCCGTCGTTGCCACCACCACCAACTGTCGCCTCATCATGACCATCGCTTTGCTACTGTTTGGTCTTCAATAGACGTGTTTTCTCGTCATCAATGGTGATCACTGCCTTTGTCGCTTACTTCCCATGATCATGCCTGTAGTCGATTTTGCCACCATCACTATTGATGTTCTTTCACAACCATCGTCTCATGACTGCCTTTGCCGCTTGCTTCCCATGGGGTTTTTGGAATTTGCCCTctctttttcatgttttggtatcaactttttgttattttagatttttttaatatttttttaatttttgaaaatatatttttgaagacaaccaagtaaatattttttttactattttagaaaattaaaaactaaaatttaaccGAAAACAACAtagaaaatgaatatttttaaaaaaaatctatatacgAGATTAACTTCTTTCCCCTCTTTCTCTACATATGTCTACTTGTGTACATCAAAATACTGTTTTGACATTTATCTACGACATTTTTGcgatattcatttattaatatgctatatcttatattatattaatataattatataatatattaatgtataaatattataaataaatatttaaataggaGTTACATATGGGTACATATGGCGTGTTTGTCAGCTTTCATTCATGGCGAGACGATGACCGATGACCCTCCCTCATTAATTTTCTTGCTATATTAGGTGTCTACATACATGCATTGTGTTATCTTTTCCATTTATGGAGATATGGGCCCATCTTAATAAAAATGTCAAAGATATGGGATTATTATGAGTGGTATtggatataatatttttataattgagaaatttataataccaaaaaaatgaaattatacgCACATAACATTCGGACATAtcccaaataagaaataaaggtACGAAAAAAATCGAACACAAACTAAAAGATATAAGAACTCTAAGGGCCGAACCCCAGAGAAGCTACATAATATCAAGTGTCAatcttaaatatttcaaataacattttcaaaaaaaatacttgGGGATGCAACGGGTTTATTAGatataagaaaattttaataaatttttaaaaaaattgaaaaaggtatttttttaattcattgtataaaattaagaatttataaaatgcatttttaaagaaaattttaattatttaataaaaatatttttttaaaacattgacaGAATAGGCTGTTAAATAGCCAAATGTAAATATGGTCCAATAAATAAGAATAGTACCACCTCAGCCCCACAGCTCCTTTTTCATTGGCAAGACAAAATACCATTATTAAACTTATACATAAGTtcgaattttcaaatttattaagcAATATATAGGTTAGAAGTTAGTCGAGTGGAACTCAATTAAAATGGTATCTCAACTCAACTTGacttgtttaaaattaattcgATTCAAATTATATCAAAAGATGTTCGTTCTATGTCAACCATTTGACCTTAACACTAATTTTGagttatgtttatttataaatttacggTGTTATGTGTACTTATCATCAAAGCGTGTCGCGTATCTCACTAATTGAGTGTTACATGTggtctatcaagatttttataACTCGTGAAAAGAACCATATCTGAAATATCTTATGTGGAGTTTAAACTGAAAATTTCGCTCTTAATTGTTGCCTATTAAACTTACATAATGAGTAAGATTAATTTCAACAAGAAGTAAATACATTAATTCTAAATTCCTTAGTATTAACTTGATTGTTGGAAATTATACTAGGGAGGGCGAAACCTTGCCTTTGTAGGAGCTTGAATGTTGATGTGAATGGTGATTTTCTCTATTATCATCAATTGTAcccacaaaaatatattttagatcaTCAAAATAACAATTTATAGAAAGATTCAGGTGAACtttaaacaaatttctaaaCCTAACTAATTAATGTTCAATTTCTTGAATTAATTACTACATggtatacacacacatatatatatatatatattgtcattGACATATTTatcttcttgtgtttttttGTGAGAGCTAGCTAAAATGGTTGTCATCCACAAGAgacaaaataagataatattaaaGAGTTATAACTTAAACTAGACAAAATGAGATAATATTAAAGAACTATAACTTAAACTAGGTAAATGCTCGATTTGAATCTCAACTAtctctttatttctatttctcttTCCGTTGTCCTTTCTTCTACAATGATGGGATATGTTCTTTGTGATTGTTATAGATAAACAACTACCATTGATAGAACTACTAAACCCAATTGGCTATGAGTTagtgaaatattaaaaaaaaaatcatcgaAAAGGGCAAGTCCCATTTGCTTCGTAGATTGAGTTTGTTTTACCCGAACTTTGATGGTTTTAGATGAGCAACCATTCCAAAAGGGCTTGctaaattgttatatttatggGTTAGTGAAATTAATATGTTCAAAGATTTATAAAGTGTCATATGTCATTTACATCACATAAATTACTCGGAAATAGCTGTGGtacgaaatgaaaatgaaaaaaataatatttttttataaaaaaataaaaaaattgaaacgcAAGTAAAAcctgcaaataaaaaaaatataagatttttttataaatataatttttaatataaaaaattatatattaaaaattaattattatacattataatatataa is from Diospyros lotus cultivar Yz01 chromosome 2, ASM1463336v1, whole genome shotgun sequence and encodes:
- the LOC127793910 gene encoding transcription factor MYB1-like, with protein sequence MGRSPCCSKEGLNRGAWTAMEDKILTDYIKANGEGKWRNLPKRAGLKRCGKSCRLRWLNYLRPDIKRGNITNDEEDLIIRLHRLLGNRWSLIAGRLPGRTDNEIKNYWNTNIGKKVQGHPSAMSNRKPKGKPVAGKELRGHAVSDAAMDSCVVRTKASRCTKVFITDPDPQHGASTFPGDHQPGPVAGSEPANEAPAGPANAMQDNGGSGCDQFMMMNFEVDDKFLSDFLNTDFAPLSEFDQTGGLELDGNINDTNTSSSSPENSDQTLLLSDDKLFNDSDFQFLDPASMDWLQEQQKIRGLN